DNA sequence from the Osmia lignaria lignaria isolate PbOS001 chromosome 2, iyOsmLign1, whole genome shotgun sequence genome:
TTGCAACTACCCCCGGGGGCCGtcgaaaaaatacaattttttgttGCACTTGGAAATATTGCGAATAATAACGCTTGAATTATGTTTGAATAATATTCGTAAAAAGCTTCGAAACGTAtgctttccttcttcctttttaaataaataagtatattatattatcccACTTATCACATACCAcgtcatatatttatttatatacaaataaataaatgagtGTACAATACTAcgtgtttatttaaaaaatttcttgaaaCTTTCATTCATAAATTATTGCTAAGGATTTATTACATTTTCAAGAATTCAAAAATGAttcgaaaaatgattaaaaagtgAGTAGAAACGGAAAAGGAACTTTGGTAAGTAATTTACATAAATcaaatatacaattacaaaaagaaaatccaaGTCATAACGAGTTCGCTATCAGAGTCGCAAAgatatgtttaattaaaatcatttcgcATCATCGAATCGTCAATTTAATCTATGATTTTCTAAATAAACGACGATAGCGAAcatgtattttttaaaaaaatgcaacGCTTCTCACTTCACTTTCGATTCATTGTTATCGTTCGAAATAtcaattgtaaaatgaaatcGCCTTAAAATTACACACTGAACCATTCAAACTAAAATTACTTCTAGTGGAAAGTTCCGTGCGAAAAACATTCATTGACGAGTAATAAAGACAGGCATTATCTACGCTGCATACGTTAATTAATGTGGTATGTACGCTCGGGTGCAACTTAggcttcttttaattaatattacattaatttcgTAAGATGCTTTAGTTGCACGCGAGTATATCAAGTTcttaataatttcaaacattGTATAACTTTGCGTGTAtcagaatttattatattctcTATCTTAATTATAGATGTTGCGTAATTTCGATTTATCcgagaagaaaattattattttttatattatacgaAATTATAAACTTACAAATGTACGCTATTTCTTCGTTTCGTAATAGCACGTCTAATATTCTATTTATGATCATTGTACATCAATCGTCAGGAATAAACCGTACAACATACACAGTGTGTTCTAATTTCAACTGTATACAACTTCGTTATTTCCTcgattatttattcataaatataacaaaatttattatacaaaacgaTGTTAATTGTGCGTTGCAAAATAGACGCAACAAAAGATATAGTTGCacttgaaaaaaagaagaaagaagggatGTCGTATTACTCTTCATTTTTGTACGAACAGTTTTGTTATGTTATATATCTAAATAATCTGAGGAAATAACGATAGCGTAAACGTTATAAGCTGGTAATATTATACTTGCGAATGCCGCTTCGCAAAGAGGAGGGTGCAAGTAGAACATAAGAAGCATATTAGTAAAtaccttaaaaaaagaaaatttgtttttctttgtaTGTTATCACTTTACATTTGAAAAACTCTTAATATAAATCTACTAATTGTAAAAATGCAATTTATCCGACGCCATGCATCACACATCATCGTATtatcatcgtcatcgtcgttaCTTTAAATCGTAGAAATGACATAAAAATCCTTCGCTTACTAAAAACTATACAGTTAATAACATTAGTAGTTACTTTTCTTCCCTTATtcctaatttttcattattacaatattgtgttttttttttctttcaagtcGATATtggtattttttttcattttccatctgAAAGGACTTTTTCTAATATGAACTTTttgatacgataataatataCGTGATTATGATCGATTGGATATTATAAAAGCTTTACGAACAAGTTAAAATTATGTCAAGTGTATCATGTTCTTTTCttatcgatgaaaaaaaaaagaaacgaatccgCTTACTTAATTgagaattatttcaaatatgtatattgtacatattcttttttttttttttttcaccacaATTGATCTTTCATTTTTGCGCGCGCGGTCTTTATTACCCATATTCTCTCAGTGTAAACAGCAAAAAATTCATTCACACTTATTTTGCTCGCGTATTTGCACCTTACAATTATCAAAACAGTTCGCGCACTGTTTTGTTGTCATAAAAAAGTTCACCCACTTGTGTTAAAAACTTGTTCCGGAaggtctctttttttttttacttttcttattttcttatacAGACGAAAGCATCAATACTGCGCGATTTTTCTGCATCTACAACAATAATACGTCGGTAATGCTTCTATTATGGATCGTTAATATCTTACTATGTCTATTTGTTTATTAACTTATCCCGGATCAAAAGTTTTAGCTTGCTCTTCAGTCATGCAACACTACTTTTCGaatcattttctaatatttcgTTCTTTCTTAAACAGTCAGGCCTTCCAAGgtataaaagaaaacgatacaTTGAAAGATATCCGAGCAAacgataaaataattgttataaaaagtataataaaattgtgTGCATATAtccatttgtttatttattctcttCTATGAAGAAAAGTATTACCTGAGGAAGGaaccattatttttcttattttttctttcatatGCTAAATCGTATCGCGCAAGATGAAGCGTTAAGAGAGCTGAGAAATTGTTTCATGCGAAgatttacaaatattaatatacCTTGCATAGTTTTCAAAAAGATTCTAAGATACTGTTGGAACCTTTCGTCGTATATTTCGTTTTTATCGATTATTAACGAGCAATTACTCGAGCAAAAGTGTCGATATTGATTATTATAATGATCTTtttgaaaagaataataatgattatgatggtgatgatggtgatggtgatAATGACGATAATAATGACGATGACGGCGatggtgatggtgatgatgatgacgaCGACAGTGACAACAACAATGATaatgatgacgatgacgatTATAATAAGACTGAAAGTGATATTCATGATAATGGTGTCGACTGCGATGCAAACATTTCTTGTTTTCCATGGCGTTCTTAAATCCTGGCAGTGAAAAACGAGTTAACATGAATGGCGACGATGTATATCTTGGTATATACGATAGATTGTTTGCTCTTATTGGTGATGATAACTTCTGGGCCAGATTCGGCCTTATTCGGGATCACCAGTTAGCCATGCCAGGTTTATTTAATGTCATGAAGTAAATCTGGCACGAACTTCCACCTTTTGCTGATGAGAAAAATACCTGAAAAACACAAAGGAATTCGTgttattacaaataaatgaaaatattttaagtagACCAAGTTATTGCCCCTATAAATACCTTATCATTACGCTCGCAAAGGAACTTGAGCCGTTGAGCTTTCTTGTGCATGAATACACCATCGAGGTGCCCGCTCTCTACGCTTCTAATCTCAATAGCTTTATTACCCCAGCCCATAATCTGCCCTGTGCCAATGTAGGCAACACTCGTAGGCATCTCACCCCATTGAAGGACCATGGTTTTCGAAACTCTACCGTATGTGTTTACGTATACACCTTCATTGTCGTAGCATAACAATAGCTGCATACCATTGCTATTTGGTAATGCGACGATGCAATGTGGACAAATAGGACCCTGAGtctgtaatttaaaaatatattgttactACAACTACAGAGGATGACTGTTTCGATATTTCAATCGTCTTTGAAGAAAATCTTACATGTTTTGGTAGATAAATATCGTAAACGGTAGCAGAATCCAAATCAACAGCGTGAAAACCATCAGCACTACCATAGATAACCTTCAACCTTGTACCTTCTTCTATAGTAAGGTCGACGAGAAGTGGTCTATGCGCTAGTTCACCGAACGATTTAAAAGCCATAAATTTGTGGTATGGTTTTGGCGCCCAAGCATAAATCTCTATGGAATCCTTTAGCGCGATGACCAGAAACTTTATTCTTTCGTATTTAACTATTTTAAAGTGTACCGCGCCTTGAAGGTCGCCAACGTTAATCCATCCATTGCGTCGTTCCACTtgctgtaaaaataaaattcgaatGTATCGGATACACCTTAGTGTGAAAGATATACTTTCAGGTTTCATAAAGAACTTACATCACTGTGTCCGTCGGTTCTTAAAATCTTACTTTTCAACCAGGAAAGATAATACACCCGTACTCGATTCTTCTTCCCACTAATTGTAACCAAAATATTTTGACCTTCAAGAACTTCCATTTGTTGAAATCGTCTTCTACTTATTAACTGATAAACTTTGCCTTGTCCGCTTCTATCCAACAGCATAAGACCATTCTCCGTAccaattaataaatttactCCTGTAAGCATACGGATATTACGTTAAATTAATAACGTGAACATACATAACTATTTCATAAAGATTAAACATACTCACCCCATAGTGCAGCACAGAGAATTTCACTGTTGAAACGTTTCTTATATTTGCGTATCTCTGGTGTATCAGACGCAAGATCATGACTGGTCGGAGTTACATTAACATTCACGTGAGATTCCCTTCTGGCTGGTCCGGCACCGAATCCAAAAGTCAGGAAGGATCTCTGCTTCTGTTGAAGCGCAAATGGGGGTGGTGATTTAACTGCTTGGCGATACTGTAACAAAATATACTTTGAGATTCCGCTCGGCTAGAAATCGGATGTTAAATAAATCAAACCATTAAAGAGAGAGTTATATTACTGTAATTAATAATGCTACGAAGAAAACCAGTAAAACGGTATTAAAGAGagaattagaagaaaaatattataggtaGATATGTACGATGAAATTACATGCAGttagaatatattaaattcacacaagaaaattaatgaagagATATAAAGTTTCTTTAAGAATTCAATATAATCGTATGTAGTGAAAGAAACCTAAGACTGTTATCAATTTCCTTAACCAGTTCTACAAGAAGAAATCAATAACACAATGTTCTACATAGTAATACGAGCATACAATTCATTAATAACTACActgaaaaagagaaatggaaaaGGAAAGGAGGGGGCAAGACTGGTCAATAAAACTACCTAGCAGGCCCGTGTCTGATTGTTAGGGATAGACTGGATCAAAGCAGTGATGGACATTAGGACAATCTTTCGTTTAACGTGTTAGTTCCTAATTGATCTGTGTTTTGTAATTGCCCTGATGCCCATGTCCCTGATATACGAGGTTGAGAAAGTAGAAAGGTGTGATCCCTTTGTGATGACATATGCAGTGATTGTGGTCACAAAAACAAGCACAAACTCCAGAAATGATTGTAACAAATGAGATATGAAGCAGAAAGTGACATAAACAGTGACAGAAATAAAGGACAGGTGAGATAAATGAAGgacataaaaaatatcatatcataATTGATATCAGGTGTGTAGCACCAAGGACAGATGTACAAGAAAATCAAAACGAGGACAGCATGAATTACGTGTATAGAAAACTGGCATTCCATACATGAAACATTAAGAGTGAtagaagaaattttttattgttatttcttTCATAGAATTTCCTGCATAGGAGGAAACACATTCTCATTTGATAAACATATTATTGCAAAAAGAAGGCAGAAAAGCAACACTGAATGGTAAATCGATATCGAATGGGTACTTACATTGCAATTAGTATTGGGATTGGAATGGTCAGTAGAAAGGGCCCTGCTCTTCGGATTAAAGCTCCCACGTGTCCCACAACACACAACAGAATTCTGAATTAGTCACGTTGACAGACGATATGGGACTGTTTTGTGCGGGGTTTTTCGTGTAAAATACAATGGACAAAACGGATGAATCAAACTTAATGATTTTCTTACGACTTCGGCCACCAAAGTACTTATTCATAAGCAAttgtatttttatacaattcgtGTCCTTTATAGaagtatgaaaaattaattatctgcCAGagtgattaaccctttcactggcGACCTCCATTGCGGTAGAAAAACGATCTGTGTGCTAATttagtaattaattatatttaaaacgtacttttattttcgtttcagaggaataattgaaatttatgactGCGACATCTGGGCTGGGTTTAAAGGGCGTTAAGAAAGTAATGGTCATAAAGATGATTCTCCAAATCATGGTGGGTGGATATTACCGATGATCTGATAATTAAGGAGAAGTGAATTTTCAATCAAATGAACATTACACTTGTGGGAACTATTATAACTTTTGTCCCATGCATTTTTCTGTTGTATTCTCGAATTCAACGACGTTTCatttatatatagaaaaaaTCCGATTCTAAAACTATAATTGTGCAAAAATAATACTATGATAGTAATGGAAAAAGAGCAAAGATCCTACGAAGCGTTCAATGATAAATCAAACATAgaaagtatttcttcttttcaagtAAATTTTTAACAATGTACAGAACAAAAATACTATGTGCATGATGAACTTAGTGACGGCTAAAAAGAAAGCAAAAATTTCATCTAGTTCACTGTTCACATTtgcgagaaagaaagaggaataCGAATacgaaacgaaataaaaaaaagaaaaaaaaaaaatagacataACACCGATCACAGAATGAAGAATTGCACGAAGAACACAAAAAAGATCGAAGCTTCAATGAATTCTACCGAAAAAAGCAGTACTTTGTATTTTTACAAATTGTCTGATCTATTCGATAACGTCTTCGAATCAAAAGTGTTCGATCGTTTCACAATTTACCGCTTTTCCTCGATAGTGGCAATGTTCGTTATATTTCTTTCAATGCACTGGAAACGTACATTCAATGAAAGATACATCTCTTATAGAGATATATGAACATGAACGAACCATTAAACGTATGAGTGCATTAACGTATACGTAGAAAGAACgagataaaaatgatatataaatatgatCCAACCTCCTCGCTGGTAGTTTTGTCTTGTCGTTGACCCGGCGATGATGTGAGAAGATCCGGCAAGACAGAGCTAGGTCGAGATCCAGGGGATGAATCTGATCTCTGGAAATCAGCTCCACCGCCTGCACCTCTTGGACGATCGCTGCTTTCTCGATTCTGTAATGGAATCAATTTACGTTTAAATCGATCATTTCAGTGGGATACAAAGATCAAAGAAAAAATATGGAACGAAATCTGCTTGAAGATTAACACCTGAATTTTGattctacaaaaaaaaaaatcctccaTAAATgcgtttcatttaatttctctTAATGTGAAATCTAAAAATTAGCCTAGGAAGAGTCAGGGAGAGACCAACCTCCTATTTCCCTGCAATTCTCCTGGACTCAAAATaaagattaaattttaaattattcctttAATTCCTTAATAATAAAAGGGAAGACTAAATTATGATGATAAGATCTTATATCGTTCCTGGTGACCTGTTAGAAATAAAAACGTAGTCTTAAAAGCATAGAAAAGAAATACGCATTTACGTTACAAAGGATCTTCTAAATTATGTCATTTAAGAACAAGAAGACCGGTCGAGATGGGCCACCTTCTTTTGCATTAAacgttataataattttagCTCTCTAAACGACTTTTTTTTCCAACGCTGCCCAACTAAACGACTGCATTTTTAAATTCAGGTTTTAATACCATCAAGCAGACtgtgaattaataaaaaaaaaagaaaaaaaaagaaaattcatcaaACATTAAATGGAAAAATCGATAGACATAAAGGAGCACAGAAAAGGAAAGGGATCTTTATGAAATGATAGGCAACGAGAATCAGGATCGAAGAATACTATCAAAATGTCGACAAAAAAATAGTGCAAGCAAAAAATGGgggggaaaaatgaaaatgggtGTAAGATAAGCAATAGATGAAGTAATTACTCAGGCAAATATGAATAAACTTGACTAAATCAATAAATCTATACATCAGTACTAACGATAAAGCTTAACAGAAATAAATGAACATCGAACATTTCTTTCTCACGtactaattaaaaaagaaagaatctaTACATCAGTATAACTAAGCTTAATATCTGAAAAGAACATCTTTACACACTTAAATTGTAAAAAGTACACAGTGCAGAACACAAAATAAAATGCATTCATGCATCAAATATATCTGAATGAATAAAAATCGCTTGGATATTTGTATCGTCTATCTACTACACAGCTAAACATATAATAAATAGTACATACGTTTCTGAAAATAACAATGTAAGCATAGAATAAGCAGCTTCTTTTCTCTTTGTACTAATTAAATTAGTAAAGCGTGCAACatgataaaatatcaaatttcctATGAAGATATATCGATTGTACATAGATTTAAATCTACAGgatgttaaaaaaagaaaaggttcaGGACCTTAAGGGTAGATAATGACagaatttcgaataaaattttatctaaataattttcatataaatattgaagattattaaaataaaaatttattcattattcgagACAAGTTGTACTGAACAGGGGTCGACAAACTGATACCGTTCTACGTAATTTCTGTAGGTTTAATTCTAAGGGTGACGTATATCACCcccatttattaaaattttttttcttcatctctCGAGTGTTATCTACTCCTAAAATTCTGAATCATTTTTTTAACAGCCTGCATACATACAACTCAAGTGTTGCGATAGATTTATCGTGTAACTCTTTTAGACTTTTATCCTTAACGCAATACATTACACATTCTACTACCACTGTGTACAAAATGTTTTGTACGAACACGAAACATTATGTAAGTAACACGCGATATCTGTAAATAAAAGGAACTGTGTTACTTGCCTAACATTCCTTGTTAGTACAATAGTCGAAATAATTGGATTGTATAACTGAAAATCCGTAATTTCATTATAAGGTACATAATCACTTAGGCTTAAATTACAACAAATAAAGAATTTGTTTTAACGACAAACAATGTTCAAGATAAGTATCATTGATCGATACTTTCTCGAACGATTATCAAGAGAAATGCTGAAAAATGTCATTtagcatatacatatatttgattCACTGTACAAGAATAAgcgcaattaaattaaataattttattatttattgtggCATTAATATTAGGCTGTATCGTATGAAATGATAGATTTTGAAACATAGAAAATCTGACACGATTGTCGGGCTGTCTACATTTCAAGACTGTCCACTAGATATGATACAACTAAATAATCAGATACTTCagggaaacagaagaaaaaagaacataAAAGATGACCAACATTGCTGCATTTGTACATTAGTTTTATGAATAACGATGAAAGAACACAAAACGCACTTCGTATTATACCCAAGACAAAGCATGCTTGTGACACATGCTGCGATATAACAATAcacaaacatatatatatatatatcacatACGACGATTGGTAAACATGAGCAATCATGCAAAAAAGACAATCAATTTCGATGACAAGGTATCGAACCGTACGCACTCACGAGGACGTGTGTGAAGGTGTAACGCACACCCGCACCCACGCACGCACGTACGCATACATTTGTATGTATGAATAAAAGTTAACATATTCGATGTTATCCTGGATTTATGGTGGCAAttcctttatatttttctgtGGGTACTGTTTCTTGTTTCCTTTTcctataaaataatgatttctCTTCGGTACGATCTTGATTCACGACCGTGCAATTTCCAAGCTCAatgatatttaagaaaaaaaaaaaaaaaaaaaatagagaacaaaggaaaatgttaacaCAGAACACACGCACACAGGATCCGCATAAAAACGattagtttttcttttcttctttttaagcTGCATGAGCCTGATTCATTGATAACGATATCCCCTTTGTTTAATGCTTCTTTGTATATTAAGATTCTTGCATGAACATGCATCACAGATTAACTCTTTTTTAAATCGTTATACTGTTATCGTAACACTGTTGAATACCAATTTATAAATCCAGTGATTAGAGATCGTACATGCAGGCacaaaaaggaaatgatacttCATTTGTATGCTGATAAATTTCGCAAGGTTTTAAGAATCGTCTATCATTAGTTAGAATGCATCCTTATACACACActcgtattaaaaaaaaatgagaaattaatTCACAAATGAAAGtatatatgaaatattaattaaatgttaatttaaaagCGAATTCCTTTTTTGTATCAGTTACTTTAACATCAGAAGAAACCTAATTAATTGAGATCGAACCAAATTTCTCGTTAATTGGCTTCTTTATTAAATCCCGCGATGTTTCGTCGTGATGATCGTAGAATTCTAGTTAGATACTGGTAATAATTACCAGTTTGTCCACACGGTCATGTATCGTCGAAACAAGATGAATATCTTCAAAGAAATTCCATGCGGTTATTCCTTCCTTATTAGACTTGGAATTTGAGACAATAATTGTAGAAACAAGCTTTGatgtatataatattaaacGCAACAAAATTAAGGAGAATAGTGGTAGTAGTAGAagtaataattagtaattatagTATTATTCTCATCCTGTGGATTAATAAAAGCCAGTAATGCTCATACAACAATGAATTTCGCATCGACCccattttcaacaatttacaataataatctGAAAAGTTACATTCGGTAAAATTGTTAACAATAGCGACGATAGTAGAgattataaaaacatttttcgTACAATAACAACCCCCATCCCCCCCAGACTAATTCTCCACGACACTTCAAGattaaatatttatgatataAATTTTCTTATGCAATATGAATGACACACATTTCACAAATGTGATTTGTTTAGTAAGGACAAACACATCATGAGTGAAGAAAATAAATCAGGTAAAGGGATTAAACGCAGAACATCGTAAAAGAAACAGTAAACAGTAAGTACAGAAAGCCTGCATTAATTGTTTATCAATAGCTTCAagattgattattaatatgcaATAAAGATTTCTTTACCGATTAAATAAGTCGCTTTTTAATGCTACCCAATAAAATTCATGAACAATTTAATGAAATCTCAATGCAACAAACAAAACTATGAAAGCAAGGAAGAGTATTGTATATTAATAAAGTGAAAAAATGTCCTCGTCCTAAGTTATAACAATACTATTAGTAACACTATTAGCATTAGTAATTATATATGACATTAGATCCATTGTaccaaaaaatatgtataaatataatgtaTGTTATTAATATTCTAATGTATCTCCATAAAAGATTTGTGGGCCATTGTTCGAACGAACGATCTAGTTAAAAAGTAGTACAGGAGGtaatatagtaatactgatgatagaataatattgataatgttaataattaatgtATCCTACTGATATCTGGTAAATCTGAAAAgtaaaaccaaaaaaaaagaaaacgtaatAAAGACAGAGGAAGGAATAATAGGAAAATGCGCCTAAAAAAGTCAAGCGTAGCTGACTAGCTTGCTATGTCGAATTATTATACATGGTTAGACATCGGAAAACTGAACGTAAAGGTCCAAGTTTCAAATATGTCTgtcaatatttcttttacaataAGATAACATAACACAAAATAAATTCACCAcgaattcaaatattaaataaatatatgaatacAACATATTGCACagaaaaaagataaatgaaattgtaaaaaaagaacATGTATGTGAGAAAGTCTTGCAATCATCATTTCATGTCTACTTATTATTATTTGAGAAAATCTtcatatttctataaaattcagGGTACCACTTTGAAACCAAAAACATTCACAATTCAACCTTAAATTTTACATCTATTATTCGGCCAACGAATGGCACCTTTTTCCTATTATACAATTATTCCTTTACCCTAATAAACACCCTTTATcataaaattagaaatgaaaagtGTATAGAAATATCGACAGACATATCAGGGAGGTAGACATTTTCGAGATGGAACTTCGAAAATCCACAAAAAAAGGGTACCAAAGACCGAAGGTagagattaaataaaaaaaaattaaaaaaaaaaaaacaaaaaaaaaacaggtgaTGCGGTTAAGGTGTCTTTCAGGCAAGCACACAGGCAGGGCTTTGTAGGGGGGACTGACCTGGATAACAATGGGGCTGTATTCGCTAGCCGTTGTACTGGCCGTAGATTTAATAGTTCCTGCTTCGTCAATCGCGGCCGAAACCGCGTCTGATGGTCTACAACTGCGTCTTCTCATAGTGCCATCTTTTTCACGTCCAAAGTCGAACCTTCTGCCCTCGTGTTTACTACCGAAAACGATCTCGCTCTCGGTCTTTTCCCTTCTAGGCCTTTGTAGGCCATCACGACCGAACGAAAAGTCTGTCAGCACCGGTTCACCGGCGCTCACAGATGTACCTTTTTTACCAACGATACCGGCAACACTTATCTCGCTTCCACGACGATTACCACTTGAGAATATACTCGACCGCGTGAAATCGGATTTCTGTAAATATGCAGAATGCCTTGTCGAAGGGAAAAAGTCTGAATTTTCGCGACGAAAAGCTCGTGCAAACGCGCTCGACGTATTGCCGAGCTTCGAATCGCTTTCCTGTCTTCTATGAACCGCCTTTaactgttgttgttgctgttgctgttgttgctttTGATGATGTTGCTGTTGAGGATTATTATCGTACTTTCTACGCGACAATTGTTCTTGATTTTTTAAAGTTTTCTCCGATGAGGACGTTGAACGATCCTCGTTAACCGAGTGATGATTCGTTTCCGTTGTATCTTGCGTATGCTCTTGTTGTTTCATTTTATCCAATCTATCGTTAAAACCCTGAAAGAAGCGGGTGAAATCCCACTCCTTCAGAAGGAGCTGCTCGTCTGCTTCCGAACACCGGTTGTTGCTAGCCGTCGTGGCTCGATCGTCTGACATCTGACTAAGTTTCTAGGGAGTGCGCACGAGGGTAATAAACATGATGACgacagaaattaaaaaaaaaaaaaaaaaaagaagaaaaaaaaaagaaaataacatacACAAAATAGGAGAGATAAAGAAATTGCGTGCGGCGATACATAACATGATATATAGCTGCGATGGCAGTGCAATGCAATGATTCAAGTGAATGGTATAATTCAAGTTACTTGCAACGGTGGTGataatcataaaattattattatatgttatATTGATTTACTAGATGCGATGCGCTTGATTAATgagttaattaatgaaattcttcTTTCATAAAACGTTCACCACCGCGGCAATGCAATGTACGTGTAACGCACCACAAGTGCATATCGGAACTGTACAAAAGATTGAATTACAAGAATTCTTTTAGGACGAATAATACCGGTGAACAAATATTTCTGACTTATTACAGAATATCAATG
Encoded proteins:
- the msn gene encoding serine/threonine-protein kinase msn isoform X2; the encoded protein is MAHNLAPSVNCSLDDIDLNALKEPAGIFELIEVVGNGTYGQVYKGRHTKTGQLAAIKVMDVTEDEEEEIKLEINVLKRYSNHRNIATYYGAFVKKSSPGKDDQLWLVMEYCGAGSVTDLVKSTKGQSLKEEWIAYISREILRGLSYLHSNKVIHRDIKGQNVLLTDNAEVKLVDFGVSAQLDRTIGRRNTFIGTPYWMAPEVIACDENPDATYDNRSDLWSLGITALEMAESQPPLCDLHPMRALFLIPRNPPPRLKSKKWAKKFHGFIETVLVKDYHQRPYTEQLLKHPFIRDQPTERQVRIQLKDHIDRCKKRKQEKERDDYRYSGSENEEDEPALAGEPSSIVQAPGGDTLRRNFQQIQEGRTLTQEVAPQPPAAKEKPSGRSQRDIPEPGPPARPAIPHRLIVPDPQPPSRPLPPTPRDDPRQPHKVSTPPSNHQPLISGGGSGGSGGQAASQRNSHVFKPMLPPRKPEDLDMLAAQLNELGVSQGPEAPPRPNRQHKGPAASSTSNLVQPVSSNDQNSKQMPQSSSILDQALSVESDSDDDLEDVGGNNARNDGTLLASDPPKPLPEFSPFRPSTDPSSTSSHNAQNSHLEGKPKGGAPNRPLPPTPDEEESGDRTLVMKRKLSQMSDDRATTASNNRCSEADEQLLLKEWDFTRFFQGFNDRLDKMKQQEHTQDTTETNHHSVNEDRSTSSSEKTLKNQEQLSRRKYDNNPQQQHHQKQQQQQQQQQLKAVHRRQESDSKLGNTSSAFARAFRRENSDFFPSTRHSAYLQKSDFTRSSIFSSGNRRGSEISVAGIVGKKGTSVSAGEPVLTDFSFGRDGLQRPRREKTESEIVFGSKHEGRRFDFGREKDGTMRRRSCRPSDAVSAAIDEAGTIKSTASTTASEYSPIVIQNRESSDRPRGAGGGADFQRSDSSPGSRPSSVLPDLLTSSPGQRQDKTTSEEYRQAVKSPPPFALQQKQRSFLTFGFGAGPARRESHVNVNVTPTSHDLASDTPEIRKYKKRFNSEILCAALWGVNLLIGTENGLMLLDRSGQGKVYQLISRRRFQQMEVLEGQNILVTISGKKNRVRVYYLSWLKSKILRTDGHSDQVERRNGWINVGDLQGAVHFKIVKYERIKFLVIALKDSIEIYAWAPKPYHKFMAFKSFGELAHRPLLVDLTIEEGTRLKVIYGSADGFHAVDLDSATVYDIYLPKHTQGPICPHCIVALPNSNGMQLLLCYDNEGVYVNTYGRVSKTMVLQWGEMPTSVAYIGTGQIMGWGNKAIEIRSVESGHLDGVFMHKKAQRLKFLCERNDKVFFSSAKGGSSCQIYFMTLNKPGMANW